One window of the Perca fluviatilis chromosome 5, GENO_Pfluv_1.0, whole genome shotgun sequence genome contains the following:
- the LOC120559920 gene encoding P2Y purinoceptor 1-like, producing the protein MANASCQGIRFDFTGRFLPPVYILVFIIGQLANGWGLKSLLQKWKKLGIINVFVFNLGLADILYLLTLPFLVVYYFMESKWIFGDTFCKITRFCFNLNLYGSMGFLTCISVYRYLAIVHPMRVMGRITVTHSVGISVMVWFLVSVQSLPDMFYSKTFGNNTEKCFDTTSDSYVDDYIKYSLGWTLTGFCIPLLITLGCYGHVIVILCRTNATDKVLKPRSLKLLFIVILLFSVCYIPYHVLKNLNLWSRVLQRQNICREWSNGVYIAHQISRGLVCLNSALNPLVYLHGNEDTPAQLRQLLQQARKSFMRLTPSQVPLVELSNM; encoded by the coding sequence ATGGCAAACGCATCTTGTCAAGGTATCAGATTTGACTTTACAGGCAGATTCCTGCCTCCTGTTTACATCTTAGTCTTCATCATCGGTCAGCTAGCTAATGGATGGGGATTGAAGTCTTTGCTGCAGAAATGGAAGAAACTGGGCAtcattaatgtgtttgttttcaacCTCGGACTTGCTGATATTCTGTACCTGCTCACACTCCCCTTTTTGGTGGTGTACTACTTTATGGAGAGCAAGTGGATCTTTGGAGACACATTCTGCAAGATAACAAGATTCTGCTTCAACCTGAATTTATATGGCAGCATGGGGTTCCTTACTTGTATAAGTGTGTACAGGTACCTGGCTATTGTCCATCCAATGAGAGTGATGGGAAGAATAACTGTCACTCACTCTGTGGGGATCTCAGTCATGGTTTGGTTCTTGGTGAGCGTTCAAAGTCTTCCAGACATGTTCTACAGCAAAACATTTGGAAACAACACTGAGAAATGCTTTGATACAACCTCTGACAGCTATGTGGATGATTACATTAAATACAGCCTTGGATGGACACTCACTGGGTTTTGTATCCCATTGCTCATCACACTGGGCTGCTATGGACATGTGATTGTCATTCTCTGCCGCACAAATGCCACTGACAAGGTACTGAAACCGAGAAGCTTGAAGTTGTTGTTCATCGTgattcttctcttctctgtttgTTACATCCCCTATCATGTACTGAAGAACCTCAACCTCTGGTCAAGAGTTCTGCAAAGACAGAACATATGCCGTGAATGGTCTAATGGAGTCTACATTGCTCATCAGATAAGTCGGGGCCTTGTGTGTCTGAACAGTGCTCTCAACCCTCTGGTTTACCTCCATGGAAATGAAGATACTCCTGCTCAGCTCAGACAGCTGCTCCAGCAAGCTCGTAAATCTTTCATGCGTCTCACCCCTAGTCAAGTTCCACTGGTTGAATTGTCTAATATGTGA